TAGAAAGGATAAACCAGCCCAAGTCCCATCCTTGTAACAGgttccctcacccccacccaatTCTTCAATGTCTTGGGATGAAGCTAGAGATGGGGCTGGGAGGGTGGCTAGTAAAAAGAAATTAGATCTCCTTCCCCACCTGGAGAGGGGACCGTAGAGGAGAGATTTACATCGGAGTGCCTACTGTTTTTCTTGTTCCCCAGCCTCAGCAGCTTCCAGAGGCCCAACTACCCTAGCACTGCCTGGAGTCTCCACCCTCAAAGCCTGAAGAAGTGAGACCAAGACAGAAGGTGAAGGCCAAAGTGAGGAGGCCACATCTCCACAACAGATGGAACTGGGCTACATGGAGATGGACACTCAGGTCAAAGGCAACACACGGAAGgccaaagggaaagaaaggacagaaagtgGGGAAGAGGGAGCCTAAGAGAGAAAACAGGGCCACCTAAGGACCAGGAATGGGCTTCCAGGTGAGATGGCAGGAAGAAAAAAGGCGGGCAGTCTGATCTGACAGACAGCTGACCGGGGAGCAGGCAGAGGTCAGTAGAGAAGGTCAGTATAGAGGTGGGGGCCAAGCACCGCCCCTTGGGTGTCTGCCCAAACCCTGGAACCCAGCTCTTACCTGTCCCATCTCCTCTGGAGCAACCAACTCCATTCTCAGCCGCAGGGCTCCATCCTTCACACGGGACAGTGGAGGGGTCCCCGCCGCTGCTGCCACTGCCGTGGAACTTCCTGCCTCTGCTTCTACCCTCAAGGTGGGCAGGGGCGTGGCAGCCCGGGAAGGGCCCGCGCTATCCCCGGTCCCGGGCTCTGGGGGgcgctgctggggtggggaggctgaCAGTGGGGGTGTCTCCACCTTGGCCTTGCCGGGCACTGCCAGCTGGCCCAGTCCCCCAGTGAAGGAGCGGGCCTGAGGTccaggggaggtggggggtgggcggaGCCAGGAGGTGGGGACCTGAGACAGGCCTGGCTGTGGGGTAGGGGCGCCCAGGCCCAAGCTGGCCAGCTCCAACCTGGAATCCAAAGATCTGCCCCCGTTGCCCCCTGAGGCCCCTCGAATACTCTCCAGGAGCCGGCCAAAGCTAGGGGGCTCCAGGTCTCTCTCATAAACATCCACACACGTCCAACGGCCTCGGCGATAAGGCTCTCCCAGGCCTTGGGGCAGCTTCACCACCCGGAAACGGGAGGCGGGGGCCCCAGGCGGCGGGGACCCGTTCCGGGGGGTGCTCTTGCCCCCTGGCTCGGGGTTGGGCTCCCCATTGGGCAGGCGGGGTGGGGGCCCGGTGGGGACTGGGGCTGATGGCCCGGTAGGGGCCGGTGGCCCAGGGGGTGCCGGCATGGCAGGGGCATCTGAACCCCCTGGGCTCCCTGGGCCCTCGTAGTCCAAGGTGACGCTGGTGATTTGGAAACTACTCTTCTTCTTGCCCCCACTCATGGTCCCTGGGGCTCAGGACTGGGCCAAAGTAGGCAGGGGGTTGGTGGTGGCTCTTCAAGGGGCTCAGGCACCCCTGGAGCAGGGGGGCCACATGGCGGGGACATCAGGGCCCCTGCGGATGTCTGGGTCCGACATGGCAGGAGGGCCTTGCGGGAACTGGGGGCTGCCTGGTTGGTGAAGGGAGAACAGGGCAGGGGAGGCTGCAGGAgtgggggggcaggggcaggtttTTCCTGCTGCTGTCGTTGCTGAACTCCAGAGCTGAGTTTGCAAactagaaagagaaggagagagagagagagtgtgtgtgtgtgtgagaaagcgGTGGGCAGGCTACCTCTGGGGCTTCCTCTCTGGGGAGCAGAatgggggaggaaggggaaatCGCCAGACACCCCaagacaaagacagaaatgaCAGAGAACCCGAGCAGATCCGGGCGGGAGCAGAGAACAGGAAGAGGCAGCTCAGACCCAAAGTTGGGCATTTCTCCCTGGGATTCAAACTCGTGCGAACCCAAGTCGTTGCAAGAGCACGGGCTCCAAGGTCTGGGTGAACAGGGGTGAAGCTGCTCCTCAGCCCGGCCAGGCCGCGGGGAGGCCGGCTCTGGGCCTCCGAGCGCTCCCCCAGCACCACTCTCCC
This window of the Capricornis sumatraensis isolate serow.1 chromosome 3, serow.2, whole genome shotgun sequence genome carries:
- the TSC22D4 gene encoding TSC22 domain family protein 4, with product MSGGKKKSSFQITSVTLDYEGPGSPGGSDAPAMPAPPGPPAPTGPSAPVPTGPPPRLPNGEPNPEPGGKSTPRNGSPPPGAPASRFRVVKLPQGLGEPYRRGRWTCVDVYERDLEPPSFGRLLESIRGASGGNGGRSLDSRLELASLGLGAPTPQPGLSQVPTSWLRPPPTSPGPQARSFTGGLGQLAVPGKAKVETPPLSASPPQQRPPEPGTGDSAGPSRAATPLPTLRVEAEAGSSTAVAAAAGTPPLSRVKDGALRLRMELVAPEEMGQVPPVDSRPSSPALYFFPDASLVHKSPDPLGTVAAQSLNFARSMLAISGHLDSDDDSGSGSLVGIDNKIEQAMDLVKSHLMFAVREEVEVLKEQIRDLAERNAALEQENGLLRALASPEQLAQLPSSGVPRLGPPAPNGPSV